In a single window of the Dreissena polymorpha isolate Duluth1 chromosome 3, UMN_Dpol_1.0, whole genome shotgun sequence genome:
- the LOC127871759 gene encoding uncharacterized protein LOC127871759 produces the protein MTEKQEVTPEFVQYIKERDAALESVKSAQDELRETQCRLYDALQLVETLQKSSKSDTKAKGGGGGGGAAAKKTPGKKSVSTGAAKHENGLSVKSGTSATSSGVSSARASQISYTRTDGGALHPPIPDVDPNADTKEYYWKIAEKYPQLPMFTVLDAESKFMKADADHSGTIDMEELDKVLSDTVGMFTQKQLTEIMVEIDLDHNNTVDFMEALTVINKLVSRRKTNLPQSVQQNYSKTCVLQ, from the exons ATGACGGAAAAACAGGAAGTGACGCCGGAGTTCGTTCAGTACATTAAGGAGCGCGACGCGGCACTGGAGAGTGTGAAGAGCGCGCAGGATGAACTCCGAGAGACCCAGTGTAGGCTGTACGACGCCTTGCAGCTTGTTGAGACGCTCCAAAAG TCTTCCAAGTCTGATACTAAAGCcaaaggaggaggaggaggtggtggCGCGGCGGCAAAGAAGACGCCAGGAAAGAAGAGCGTCTCAACCGGCGCGGCGAAACACGAAAACGGGTTGTCGGTAAAGTCAGGCACGAGCGCCACGAGCAGTGGGGTCAGCTCGGCACGCGCCAGTCAGATCAGTTATACACGGACGGACGGCGGCGCATTGCATCCGCCCATTCCGGATGTCGACCCAAATGCGGATACCAAAGAATATTATTGG AAGATAGCAGAGAAATACCCACAGCTGCCGATGTTCACAGTATTGGACGCGGAGAGCAAGTTCATGAAAGCGGATGCTGATCATAGCGGA ACCATAGACATGGAGGAGCTGGACAAGGTATTGTCGGACACGGTGGGCATGTTCACCCAGAAGCAGCTGACGGAGATCATGGTCGAGATAGACTTGGACCATAACAATACGGTGGACTTTATGGAGGCCCTTACG GTCATCAACAAACTGGTATCGAGGAGGAAGACCAACCTTCCACAGTCCGTGCAACAGAACTACTCGAAAACGTGCGTTCTACAATGA